One part of the Triplophysa rosa linkage group LG5, Trosa_1v2, whole genome shotgun sequence genome encodes these proteins:
- the dsela gene encoding dermatan-sulfate epimerase-like protein — protein sequence MAVECTQRSASLLCLLAVIQVFFGISSASDRSLNEDAEQRAGNITMSAHLHPKLYFDQNEVHLMKKRAGTTHGHIFTVIHNAVSTMLSNAAVYQPPENHEDFGKKWNEIYGNNLPPLALYCLLQPNDAAASQFLIEYMDRMVKYPDWMVSSAPNDEVPVAHSLTGFATAYDFIYPFLDTQRRFRYLKKIRSVTEELFELSKHRGWGRQFLQNHQTTNILAILIGALVAGEHNDPVTMIWKQVSVNYMEKTMFLLSHIVDGSLDEGVAYGSYTAKSITQYVYLALRHFQIDNTQNNWLRMHFMFYYATLLPGFQRTVGIADSNYNWFYGPESQLVFLDTYVLRNGSGNWLAQQIRKHRPKDGPMTQSAAQRWATLHTEYIWYEPELTPQPPADFNKANMHIFSNWGVVTYGAGLPRAQGNTFVSFKSGKLGGRAVYDIVHAQPYSWVDGWMNFNPGHEHPDQNSFTFAPNGQVFVSEALYGPKYSHLNNVLVFAPSPTSQCNQPWEGQLGECSKWLRWGEKEVGDTEGEVIAASKHVDMLFVSGESVSAYSSAMKLKSVYRALVLLNSQTLLVVDHVEKQEHSPINSMSAFFHNLDIDFRYALQRSFEKYNGAFMDVWDAHYKMFWLDMQGSSPVARIQEAEQAAEFKKRWTQYINVTFTMESPVTRVAFLMHGPYVKVSDCKFTDVSKNGVRLSVIINDTETVVSVVTNYKDIEARQRYLGFAGFAKTENKNKIVQFGQGVQHLPSHVTNIHRQIFDFGLVVNISAVLTLYFAIGFMIRKRKFHMSFKMLIRCTLICVLFLWVTELLSMFYGCEQLLCNIKLKDQSLYDKTDASEEIPDGLPVISITSIPGSGMEILQHLFDNSSDFVFLRVPSMYLRFPSSPLVSLVDSCEWSRTDAQNGRFRVIQGWFHSIVHNAKLHLQNIQLYKSNDETGRKVKRKKRMLLSDQRSAGGRKAVHMDTSYIQELRRHLLKYPNARPVLSMGTGGWFLKLPFLQEVIGRSLRSVHVVRDPRAWIYIMLYGSKPSLYSSKNIKRHIANMFNSDGHGHGGARTNPEFLSLKKILSQSDPNPVRLLAELWLAHNSAGFRVSQSLPSNTYLIVKFEDIVHFPEETAGRIHDFIGIPLAPAALNQLTFATSTNLYNLIYEGDISPAKVNVWKENLESNEIKLIEDTCWPVMERLGYTRHTVSHSFL from the coding sequence ATGGCTGTGGAGTGCACACAGAGGTCTGCGTCTCTGCTCTGTCTCTTGGCTGTGATTCAAGTTTTCTTTGGCATCTCCTCTGCGTCTGATAGATCTTTGAATGAGGACGCTGAACAGCGAGCAGGCAATATCACCATGTCAGCACATCTTCACCCCAAACTATACTTTGATCAGAACGAGGTGCATTTGATGAAAAAAAGGGCCGGCACCACACACGGACACATATTCACAGTTATCCACAATGCTGTTTCCACCATGTTATCCAATGCAGCCGTTTACCAGCCGCCGGAGAACCACGAAGATTTCGGCAAGAAATGGAATGAGATTTACGGCAACAATTTACCCCCCCTCGCTCTATACTGTCTGCTCCAGCCCAACGATGCGGCCGCCTCTCAGTTTCTGATCGAGTACATGGATCGAATGGTGAAGTATCCAGACTGGATGGTATCCAGTGCTCCGAACGATGAGGTGCCGGTGGCCCACTCGCTCACTGGGTTTGCCACAGCATATGATTTCATTTACCCCTTTCTCGACACGCAGAGACGATTCCGCTATCTGAAGAAAATCAGATCGGTTACGGAGGAACTTTTTGAGTTATCTAAGCACAGAGGATGGGGGAGGCAGTTTCTCCAGAACCACCAGACAACCAATATACTAGCCATTCTCATCGGCGCTCTCGTGGCGGGGGAACATAATGACCCCGTGACCATGATATGGAAGCAAGTCTCAGTCAACTACATGGAAAAGACGATGTTTCTTCTCAGCCACATTGTTGATGGTTCTCTCGACGAGGGTGTCGCGTATGGAAGCTATACGGCAAAATCTATAACTCAGTATGTTTACTTGGCATTGCGTCATTTTCAAATAGACAACACGCAAAACAACTGGTTGAGGATGCACTTTATGTTTTATTACGCTACTTTGCTTCCTGGATTTCAGAGGACGGTTGGCATCGCCGACTCCAACTACAACTGGTTCTACGGGCCAGAGAGTCAGCTTGTGTTTTTGGATACGTACGTGCTCCGCAATGGCTCGGGGAACTGGCTGGCACAGCAGATCAGGAAGCATCGTCCAAAAGACGGACCCATGACGCAATCGGCAGCACAGCGCTGGGCTACTTTACATACGGAGTACATATGGTATGAGCCTGAGTTAACTCCTCAGCCTCCGGCGGactttaataaagcaaacatgcaCATATTCTCCAACTGGGGTGTGGTGACATATGGAGCGGGGTTACCTCGAGCTCAGGGTAATACGTTTGTGTCCTTTAAATCTGGAAAATTAGGAGGCCGGGCCGTGTATGATATCGTCCACGCCCAACCTTATTCTTGGGTGGACGGCTGGATGAACTTCAACCCAGGGCACGAACACCCTGATCAGAATTCTTTCACCTTTGCTCCGAATGGACAGGTATTCGTGTCTGAGGCCTTGTATGGCCCTAAATACAGTCACCTGAACAATGTACTGGTATTTGCCCCCTCCCCCACGAGTCAGTGTAACCAGCCCTGGGAGGGGCAGTTAGGCGAATGTTCAAAGTGGCTGCGATGGGGAGAGAAAGAAGTCGGAGATACAGAGGGGGAGGTCATTGCTGCCTCGAAGCACGTGGACATGTTATTTGTGAGCGGAGAGTCCGTGTCAGCCTATTCATCTGCCATGAAGCTAAAGAGCGTGTATCGAGCGCTGGTGCTTCTCAACTCGCAAACATTACTAGTTGTAGACCACGTGGAGAAACAAGAGCACTCGCCTATCAATTCTATGAGTGCGTTTTTTCACAACCTAGACATTGACTTCAGGTACGCTCTTCAAAGATCTTTCGAAAAGTACAACGGAGCTTTTATGGATGTGTGGGATGCCCATTACAAAATGTTTTGGCTAGACATGCAAGGATCCAGCCCCGTTGCCAGGATACAGGAGGCAGAGCAGGCTGCCGAGTTCAAGAAAAGATGGACGCAATACATAAACGTGACCTTTACTATGGAGAGCCCTGTCACCAGAGTGGCGTTTCTGATGCATGGCCCATATGTGAAGGTCTCGGACTGTAAATTCACAGACGTCAGTAAAAACGGAGTGCGGCTATCCGTGATTATTAATGACACGGAGACTGTTGTGTCGGTTGTTACAAACTATAAAGATATCGAGGCTAGACAGAGGTACTTGGGCTTTGCAGGATTTGCTAAAACAGAGAACAAGAATAAAATAGTTCAGTTCGGCCAAGGAGTTCAACACTTGCCGAGTCATGTCACAAATATTCACAGGCAAATATTTGACTTTGGACTGGTGGTAAACATCTCTGCCGTACTGACTCTGTATTTTGCAATAGGTTTTATGATAAGGAAAAGAAAGTTTCACATGTCTTTTAAAATGCTCATTCGTTGCACTCTCATCTGCGTGCTGTTTTTGTGGGTGACTGAACTTCTCTCAATGTTTTATGGCTGTGAACAGCTCCTGTGCAATATTAAACTGAAAGACCAAAGCTTGTACGATAAAACAGACGCCAGTGAAGAAATCCCTGATGGTTTACCTGTGATCAGCATCACATCTATACCAGGCTCGGGTATGGAGATCCTCCAGCACCTTTTCGATAACAGCTCTGACTTCGTATTCCTCCGAGTCCCATCCATGTACCTCCGATTCCCTTCATCTCCATTGGTCTCTCTGGTGGACTCGTGTGAGTGGTCCAGAACAGATGCACAGAATGGACGATTTAGAGTCATTCAAGGATGGTTCCACTCCATAGTGCACAATGCGAAACTGCATCTGCAGAACATTCAGTTGTACAAGAGCAATGATGAGACGGGGCGTAAGGTCAAGAGAAAGAAAAGGATGCTGCTGTCAGATCAAAGGAGCGCTGGAGGACGCAAGGCTGTCCACATGGACACAAGCTACATACAGGAGCTGAGACGGCACCTGCTGAAGTACCCAAATGCCCGGCCGGTGTTGAGCATGGGCACTGGCGGGTGGTTCTTAAAGCTGCCGTTTCTTCAAGAGGTCATTGGGCGTTCTCTTCGCTCGGTTCATGTGGTCAGAGACCCCCGGGCGTGGATTTACATCATGCTGTATGGCAGTAAACCCAGCTTGTACTCAAGCAAGAATATTAAAAGACACATAGCCAACATGTTTAACAGCGATGGTCATGGACACGGGGGCGCTAGGACGAACCCAGAGTTTCTATCTTTAAAGAAAATCCTCTCTCAGTCAGACCCCAATCCTGTACGGCTGCTTGCTGAACTGTGGCTGGCTCATAATTCTGCAGGGTTTAGGGTGAGCCAAAGCCTCCCATCAAACACTTATCTAATAGTCAAATTTGAGGATATTGTACATTTTCCTGAAGAAACAGCTGGAAGGATCCATGACTTTATTGGAATACCTTTGGCACCGGCGGCTTTAAACCAGCTGACATTTGCCACATCCACAAATCTGTATAATCTGATATATGAAGGAGATATATCACCTGCCAAAGTCAACGTTTGGAAAGAGAATTTGGAATCAAATGAGATTAAACTCATTGAGGACACATGCTGGCCTGTTATGGAAAGGCTGGGTTATACAAGACATACTGTCAGTCACTCTTTCTTGTGA